The stretch of DNA AAAATTGTCCCTTTTCAGAAAAGTAACACTGcagagaaggagaccattcagccgcCATGTCTGTGTTGAAAGAATAATTCACCAAGTGCCAGTCCCCTACCTTTATTCCATACCCCTACACTTTTTTTTATCATCAGCTAATGATTCAAATCTGTTTTGAAAGACTCAACACACTCACCTTgtcaggcaatgcattctagatcctaaccaatcactgtgtaaaaaaaagcttttcctcatgtatGTGCTCAATAACTTTTCTATATATGTTGCATACTTAAGATTTCTCTAACTAGTTCCCATGCAGTGGATGAATTGTGAAAAAAAACCTGTGTACAGCAGATTACTGAAGAAAGACAATGCCAGATATTTTTTTGGCATGTGGTATTTGGGAATATCTTGCATATGCTTTTAATGACAATCACCAACTTTAAGGTTCTGACCTGAGTTGGGTTCATATAtataaacccatgaccactaccatctagaaggacaaagacagcagaaagatgggaacatcaccacctggaagttcccctccaagtcactcaccatcactgtcactgggtcaaaatcctggaactcaaggctatgggccaagtgggaTTAaccaaatgggattaggtaggtaggtaggtcaggtgtttctcacgtgtcggtgcagacgcgatgggccaaagggcctcttttgcactgtgataTGTGTATATATTCATATCTGGAGCTGACAGGTAGGGGGAAATAGCTACTGCCACACACAGCTGTTTCTGCCACAGAGTTGGTTCACTCTCCTGAAAGCATTTCTTTTGACTCTATTGCATGAGTCCAGAAAATAATATCTGTTTTAAAGAATTTAGGTTATCTTGGTTTTAAAAATGCATATTTGATGGTGGCATAATATTATTAACTGTCCATAGTTACCTCTGATCCAGAGTATAGCACTTCCATAGCATTTTAGCAAATGCCATTCAGAGGATTTCATCCCAAAGGTAAGTGGTTGGGTAGAGACTGTTGTCAGAGGTAGAATTCAGATTCAAGTTATTCACACATAAATCCAATGTTCCTTTCTAATAGTAAATAAGATAATAGAAAATGAACAATGACATTATAAGAGCCTCTTTTACTGTTTTCTATCCTGCAGGCAATAGTGTAGGTGATGGTGTGTCTTTTAATATTTGAATTTATAGCTCTTTTATATATTGTGTTGTCAATGCTATCCAAGTTATTGTCTGCTCTTTTAACTATTCTCCTAAGTAGCTTTTAACCAACATTATTTTGGCAGGGAGGGACTTCCTTACTCAAAAATGAATTCTGAAACTTCTCCAACCCTACAGAGAAAAGGATGCCCAAGGAATCTAGCATTTCAGATATTTTCTGATCTTACACCAGCAGGTTTTAAGGTGGTTTTCCAGGCTTCTGAACCCAATCAATATGTATGTGCCTAGCCCTGCTTAAAGAGTATGGCTGTGCACAACGCTCTGCTACCTTGCTCATTATGAATGGGGCGGAAACTTCAACACGGAAAACTGCATTTATTTTAATGACCATACATTTTAATAGCCCAGAGGTCATCTCCTGCTTCATTATCATGATGTAAAACTGCCGTTTCTGATGTACACGGCAAAGGTCTCTTTTTTTTTAGAGTTTGTTTTAATGGAATTGCGCCGAACATCCACTGTCTTTTTAAATGGACAAACATTTTACTTGCGGAGCTCAAAAATCATTAATAAACACTGCCGTGCACAGGCCATGCTTCATATGCTGACATGCAGCACCTTTTGTGAACAATAACTCTGAGACAGAGCTTCCGTAATTACTGTGACACCGAGCATTGAAGCTGGAACTAAATGGAATGTAGAATGTCTGGGCAAAAGTgtttctttatatatatatattttacttgggaaaGCGCCATACGATCTTTGCAAGTTCTGTTCGTATGCACGGTGTATTAGGCAGAGACTGTCAGATAATTTCTGATGGTTCAAAGTGAAACAAAATAATAATCTCTTTATTAAAAGATGGAGGAAACAGTAATTAAGGGGAAAAAAATAGCAGTGTTGGTGACTAGATGATTTCTTGCCTGACACTTATCTGGAGTGCAGGTTCATATCACTGCTGGGTTTCTCTTGTATGTATGCCATGCAGACAATTCTGCACAGGTGTCAGTTTTTCCTTCACTTCCACCACGCACAGAGATGTTGGCCGAGAACCTGTTTAATTTTCAATATGGAATTACCTCAAGGTAACAAACCCTTTTAGTTCTAAATGACTTGACACCACTGCTGTCAGAAGCACTCAAACCCTGCATAGCAGCAGTATCTGCTGGACTGACTCTGTGACACCTGGGTGCAAGTGATGACACATGGGCCGGCCCATGGATTTAATCACACGGAGGTTGAGTATAAGCTACCTGTGCAGGATGACCCTGCATTTCTGACACCTCAGTGCAAACATGACGGTGCACTAACTGTATATGTACCAGGGTTGCTCATCTAAAGTTACATTAGTGACTTCTGAACAACTGTGCACTTACAATGTTTCACATACCAAGGTGGTGGGTCCACTTTGCAGTGTAAATGTGCAAAATGAAAACAAAGTTATTTTACACAATACTCAGAAAGAGGGGTATtaggttaaaaaaaacaaagcatgTCTACATTGAAAACCATATAAGCCCCATTGATATGATGTTTGCAATTTTTCTGACTTGGTTGATAAGATTCTGATTTGTTCTCAGTATTTCTGAATGTGATATGGCTCCACAGATTGACCATAATAAacaaaaaggagagagaaagaagcttTTGTTATGGACATTGGCTGTACTGCCATGGCAACAGCTAGGCTGCCAGGATGTCAAAGTAATTTCAAATTACATGACTATTTATAATTGGGTGGTCCTGGGAAGAGGTCCAGGCCCCTTTTGTAAAGATTAGTTCACTAACCTTTTATGCCATTAAGATGGTACAGTACTTCAAAATTAGTAAGAACAGAATATTTGATAAAAATTGAGATCTAAAACTCATTTATTTATCATATTATTAAGTAAAGACTGCATTATTTGTTTAAAATTTACATTGTGTTTAGTTAACTTACAAACTGAAGCTtttctcactgtaaacagttagtAGAGGAAGTCACTAGGTGGCACCATTGCTCTTATGATGTAAACGAGTCACGGgtcaaagctggtctcagtagGATTAGTAGCAGCGACTTTCCTCCGGTTATTATCTCAGTTTGGAATTAGACCTTGGGGAAGAGGGAACAATAGAGGATGCTGGGAgcaattaaaaaattaaatatgAAGTAAACAGAACAAGGGACTCAGAGGCACACATTTAAAAGTGGAAACGTGCCGGGATAGGACTGAGGGAGAAAGATCAAGGTGCTCTGCTGAAAATTTCATCCAGAGACAATAGTGATGTACGGAACTGTTTTCATCTGGTCCAAAAGCAGAGACACAATTATAGAAGCACAGAGATGGGATAATATGGACagggctctgatgaaaggtcattgacctaaaacattaaccctgtttctctctccataaatgctgcctgacctactgagtatatcccaacagtttctgtttttacttcattaACATCAGATTGGTGCGCCACAAGCAGTGAACCAGAAGTTCACAGGCAGCTTGTCATTTGGATTAGGGACAATCCAACAGCTCTTCCTCTGAGCAAGTTGGAACTGAAGTGGTTGAGTAGGGGACAGACAATTGTAAGAGCAGAGCAGAGGAGGACCGGCAGTAAGTAGGATGATTTTGTTTCAGACCATGGGGAGCTTTTGTGTTCCCCCTGATTATAGAAAAACAACTTAAGACAATAGTTTTTGTGAGGggcctgcagctgtttctgtaaAGACTACTGATTAGGCCACAATACACCTAGTACAAATCAGCAGTCCACAGAACACTCAAACTAACACAAAATTGCACCCATGTACATTGTCGGACACCAAATAAATGCCATCTACTTCCAAAACCATTTGGAAATGGTAGATTGAGTTGGGAGCAGGAATGAATCGGTAAGGTCAGAGATCCAACCCCAGATTTCAGAACGTTACCATCCAGTCTCCACCCAGCAGAGGCAATGAAACTGAACACTCATGCTTTTTATTTATGGTGCTGCCTCTCATATAGCACAGTCCAAGCTTACTTAAATGAAGTATGTTATGTACATAGGAGCTTAAATGATGGCAATCGCTATGTCTAAACAATATTTAGGAGAAATGGAATATGTCAGTTTATAAAAATTAATGATTCCAAGTTAACCTAAGCAGAGTTCAAGTTTTACCTTGTATAATTGCACTGATTTTCCCTATACTTTACTATCGACGTTTGATTTAATTCCTGATTGTTCCCTGATTGAATCTCTGTGCTAAGTTTTCTAGTAAAAATCAATTCCATAAAGTTATTTAATCACTTTGTTGCAAAAATAGGGCCAGTATCAGCTTCATTATGCCGTCTAATGAAGCCAGCAGGCACATGGAAAAATTTTGTCATTTTATTCCTCACTCTTAAAGGTGTTAATAGTTTAATTACATACAGTACTACAGGTGTCCATTGCCTTACAGTCCCTCACTCAAGTATCCATTACCCCTGTAAGAATTGTGCAGGTTGGACTATTTAACTATGGAGGGCATCACATCCCAGCCCAGCCCAATATTCAGACACATTATCAGACTTTCAGGGAAGTTTACTGGgaagatcaggagcagggagcctgCCCAATTAtagctccctttccctcctctGTCTGACTCAAGGGTACTAAAGCCACTTACAGCATCTCCACCAACATTCTGGTTGAGATTAACTACCTTTGAATATGGACTGCATCTTGGAACCTATTTGATCTGCAAGGGGCAAATCTGGAAAGTGTGATTATTCAGATATGGCATACTTCAGAACTGGCATTCTGATGAACAGCTTGGCCTGAATCATTTATCTTTGAGATGATGATAAACCTGAATACCCAGCATTTTGGTTTGCCTTAAAGAAATTCTTGCTGTATAtttcaagatttttttttctgaccTGAAAGAATGAGCTTGAAAAATTGAGATAATATTTATAGGTCATAGATTCCATCACCGGTGCAGATCTTTTTTGTTTAATAGTTTTGGGGTAAAAATGTTGAGAGTTCAGCAGTAAATACCCTTGTAACATTCAGTAGGTTTGAGTAATTGATGTTGCACGTACTATATTTCAAGTTTTTTAAGAAAGGAACCAAGCCCAGCTTCATGGAGAGCAAAAACAGATACAAGCTACTATGTTTATCACTTTGAATTGTTAAGGcttgaaaaataaaataattcaaaGGAAATAAGAATGGCTATTGATATTAAAAAACAATGGATATTAAGTCTTCCCATGGGTAATGTGATATCTGTATTTTTGTGTCTTAGAAACTGATCCATGCTTTTTAACACTcatctgcctccactactctcagGGCCTGCAGTGGCAAGTGATAGTAATGCTTGTGGTTGCCCTTGGAGAGTTCAGCAATTTTTTCAAGGCGAGCACTAGAGGGTGAAAAGAAAGTGTCCTTGCTGAAACTAATTCCTTCTCCCTCGTAAAGCAAATTGCTTTACCAAATCCTATCTCCTGTCGGTAGAAGGAAATAAATGTTTACAACATATTAATAAATTAGCTTTGCAGGAGGCTATAAATCTACTGTTTATACCTTTACTGTTGCTCCGCAAAGGGAAGTTTGTTTTCTAAAACgcatgtccatcaccttcaccattgCAGTTTCTCTGCTGATGCCTGTGCCTCAGTGATTATTTTCCCTCTCTGTTCTATAGAACCAAAACAAATAaattgtgtgtggggagctggggCAGCAGTGTGGATGAGGTAGACCTTTTCGAAATTAAATGTAATATAATTTCCTAAGAGCTTAACCTTAACAAAGCTCTTTGCTAAAGTGTTTTCGGGGCTTAGTAAACTCAGATTTGATCTTCAGGCTAGCTCATTTGTGTGATTTAAATTTTTTTGCCTTGTTTGTCAGCATTTATATTGTGCTGCAATTCATCACAAGTGAATAACAGATAGTGAAATGCAGATGCTATAAACGATGGCAGACTGAACAGAAAGAGGAAGTAAATTAGCAATGAACATTTGAATGCCAGCAAGGAAGGCAATCACCAGTAGATGCCGGTATTGAGATTTTTTTCAACGACAGCTTTCATAACACCTTCATTTAGACTGGTCTGTGAGGCATGGAATTTTAGCTGAATTTtgtaagagttttttttaaaaatcagttgtGCTGCTATCTCAACATATTTAGACTATCACCAATGCTTTATTCTGCAGGTCTACTTAAACTGTGTCAATTAAGAAGGCTATCTATAAGTAATTCTTAAAGCTGGCAGCTCCACGGTCCATACAGTGTAGCAGAATTGGCAAGCCTAAGTGCTAAGAGGACAATGGATGGTGGCcaagaaacagaagcaacaatgAAAGTATTAGAAAATATTGGGGGAGAAAGACAATGCAGACAAAAAGCACTCAGTGGAGAGTTCATTGAAATATTATTTTAGACAAATAACTAAGGAACCAAAGGGGAAAGAGATAGGGGTGAGGCTTTAAAAAGTCATTTGCTGGAGCAAAGCATAATAATAATGCCATGCTGAAAGATCATGACAGAGGAACCAATGTGCTAATGCAGAATATTATAAAGACTGGAACTGAGCCGGCACCAACTTTGGCTCCAGAATTAAGTTGCAGCCATTTTGGAGTACATTTCTTTTGCTGTTTGGCTCCCTGGCACATTTTGTTGCTGCTAGTTGCTTGCAATTTCACTGTAGCAACTGGAACTGAGAATATAATTGACATCTCAATGTAGAGAGGTGTCGGAGAAATTACTACTAGCATTCTGAGTGCCTTCAGCCCTGAAAGGAAGAAGAGATTGGCTTCAGGAATTAGAACTCTTGGCATTTTGAAGCTAGTGAAAACGTAAGTGGAAGCCAAAAAGGCTATAGATTGCCAATGGGAGACAAGAGGATTTCAAATGAGAAGCGCACAGAACGATCAAGAATGAAGAAATAAAGTTAAAAGGGGATTATGGAAGAAAACAAAGAAGTGAGGAAAAAGGCATATAGAATGTATGCAGCATGCACAGATGGATTTAACCTTTTCTGTCGCAAAGGGGTTGAAATTATCTCATATTCATGAAGTTATGTGAAAAACTTgtatttgaaaagggaaaaattaaTGAGAAGAAATGTCAGGATTTTGTTACTAGACCTTTTTGGAGCGATGTAGTTTAAAGCATGAAAATATTTTTCAATTCATAAAAATAACATTAGAAAAGATAAAGTTTTAAATATATAGCTAAAATTGATATACCAACAATATCTGTTTTAAAGGGAAGCATTGACATTGGTATAATATGCATAATTGATATTTTTCTGCCAGTGTTAACAAATAGCCCTGATTTATGAACTAAAAATTAGTCCCTTTCTCAAGAAAAAATAAAGACCCAAATTTTACCCTTTCACTTCCCTTTCCTTGTCAGGTATCTCTGTTAAGCTGCTTATTTATTATTGCCATTCTGTTCCTCTGGGGAGATGTAGACATTTGTGGTACAGAATTATTAATAGAAATGACCCACACACTGCAGCAAGATACTACTATCCGCCCTGCTTTGGCTGTAAGCTGCAGTGTTTCAGGTAGCACACACCTAGAGAAAGATGATGAGGGTGTGCTCAATCTAACAGATGTACATCTGTGTTTAGTTTTAATTATTAACCCGTTGCAGACATGGAAATAAGAGTGATTTAGGCCTAGCCGTACTGTGATCACCCTGCAGGAAATGCAGGGTTTTACTGCAATAAATTGAGGGGAAAAATAAATCACACGCTGCTAGATGGAAGTGCATTTTTCTCACCCATCACCACATACATAATATATATCTATATGTTGGTATGCTGTCATTCTTGATTCTGATGCTGTAAATAATgtaaataacattttttaaaatatttatttaaatcaGGGTAGTTTACAAAATTGATTAACTTACATCATTGACGAGCCTTGAACTCCCTTATTCCCAGATCTTACAGGTGGATTTAATATCATAAGAAACTGGTGAGAAGAGTTACATATACATTTTTTTCCTTTTACAAATTTCAAATGACAGTCGAACAGAGGATGATTTGAAAGGTTTTAAAGACGCATTGAAGCTTAAATATTGTTTGGACTTTTGAAAGACCCCGGTGCAGGGCTTGTTGGAGTCAGTACGTGTAAGTCATTCATACTCAGTATTGTAAAGTGGTCCTTTTATGTGTGCCAGTCTCTAGCTGCAGTATGTCCAGCAGCAACTGTTGCATTTCCAGTGGGGTAGAATGAAAATTACACTTCACATTCTCTGGCTGGCTGTTGATGACACGAACATGATCCATAATCATTAATGATCACCAATGCCCCTTCAATATGATTGGGTTTGTAGTCCACGTAGTATTCCTGTGTGGACATGGCAGCCATCTGATGCATAgtttgttgctgtttctgcttgCGGCGCTGTGTCACAAAGCACTGCCTCAAGTGCCTTAGGCCAGCAGGAAAACACTTCCATGAGACATAGAGCACCAACACCACTATCAGAAAGGAGAAAAGCAACGCCATGGTGCCAGTGATTACTTTGTGAACCTGAATGGTATTTTCCTGTTGATCATGAGAAAGCACACTGGTGGCAGTGATTAAATCAGTGGTTTTTAAACCCGTTGTATCCTGTGTGACATATATGCTGGAAGCATCTCTGATTGCTGTCATACCTTGGTCTGTTTCTGGCACACTGGTCATGTCTGAAATGGGCAGCGTGCTTGTGACCAGGTCGTCACATATGTGAAAGCCATGCACGGCATCTAGAACCTCCTCACCCTGGGTATGCACagggctggcacacaacaggctgCCTTCATGACGACCCTTAAAACTGCTCAACCAGGTGGCCAAAGCACATATATTCCGACTGCATTCCCAGCTGTTTCCAGAAAGGCTGATGCTAGTTAGAGATTTCCACGAATCCAGAATTGTCTGTTCGATGGTGGTGAGGCGGTTTGAATCCAATTGAAGTATCTTGAGGTTAGGCACTACTTCAAAGGCATAAGATTCAATAAACTCAATCTCATTCCCAGAGAGGTCCAATTTCTCTAGGTGGTTCCAAGTCCACTCCAAAGAATTCACTACAATACTGACTTTATTCCACTGCATGTAGAGGGTTCTCAGGGAAAGGAGCCGTGGGAAGTGTGCAAAGTTTACTTTCACCAAATCATTGTGCTCCAGGTGGAGTTCAGTTAGTTTCAACAAACCCGCGAACGCATTCCGTGCAAGGCTTTGCAGTTGATTGTATCCCACATCCAGAAACTCGAGGCTCCGGCAGTCCTGGAATATACGAACCGGGATGGACTTGAGTGCATTGGACCTCAAGTGCAGCGTCTGCAGCTTGCGCAGCCCGTGGAAGAGATCGGGCTCCAGAGACTGCAGGTTGTTGTAGGAGAGCTGCACATGGCGCAGGTTCGGCATGGgccggaaagtggagttgggCAGCTGGGTGATCTTGTTGGAGCTGAGCACCAGCTCCTTGAGCCGGCGCAGCCCCCGGAAGGCAGCGCCGTCCACCGAGTAGATGTGGTTGTGATCGAGGTAGAGCCAGGTGAGCTGCAGCACGCCGCCAAACTGGTCGGCGCGCAGCTCCGACAGGCTGTTGTAGCGGAGGGACAGACCCTGCAGACCCGACAGGTTCCGCGGCATCTCGCTCAGGCTCTGGGACTCGCAGTATACCAGCTTCCCGTCGCAGCGGCACTGGCCGGCGCACACGCTCTCAGCAGCGGGGAGCATTTCCAACAGGAAGCCGAGCGCGCACACCACCGACGCCGAAGGCTTTCTCAGGAGCCACTGGAGACTGAGACCCACAAGAAGGAAATCCATTAGCGAGAGTTAGAACCTCCAATCCCTTGTTGGagtttggggtttttttttgtgtgtgtgtgcctcttcCTCCTTTTGAATTTATACCGATCAAATCTTCCGAATcttcaaactttttttttacataattttttttgttgttgctgctgttgctgtttgtttttttgaggagctgacaagtgtttttttttcctgaCTCGGGCAGGTGGatctcctgcctcattgacatccagggtggaggatgaggggaggggggtggaggggaggggggggggggaggtttgaaagaaaggagaaaaaaaagaaaatctaAGCGTCAATTGATCTTTTTCATTGTAGAGGCTGCAAGGAGACACGAGATTGCTTTAATGAAAGGATTCAAACGAAAATAATCTTACCCATCCTTTTCCGCACAGTGACAGGCTCCATTCAGTCACCCGTTTTTTTTTGTGTCTGTTCACACTAGTTAGACTGTAAAAAAATAAAGGAAACCCAGTGTGGGTGAATCCCAGtcctcttttttttcccctccccccccccccccctactcaAAGTAGCTGGCTCACATCAGTCAGTACCTTGGTCTGTGCCCCTTCGGCAAAGAATCAGGCAGACCATAGGGCTCCCCAAGTCCGGGCTCAGTTGACTTGAGCACACTGGCAAGTTTCGTGGCTTTTTACACGAGTGTGCCTTTTtctttgggcgggggggggggggggaagttgggagagagggggtggttggggggagggagggggggcgatAAATCCTCTCGTCTCTTCTTTCAGCGACTGCAGCCGACGCTGTGTTGCTCAGACACCTTCCCAAACTCTCTTTTTCCCCCTTGTTGAATGAATCATTCAGATCCGTCGGCTCGAATCACCGTCCCATGATTGGAAATGACCACTGACCAAAGTGTGACCTTTAATCGGTGGAGCCAGCTTTATAAGGTCCGCTTGGCCAGCCAGccagccgccgccgccgccggtGCACTTCCTTCGCTTGTTAGGTGCTGCTAAGAGCAAGATGGATCGCGGAGCATGGCTTGCCTCCCTTTAACAGAGCACTGCACTGCGAGAGCAAGCCGACGTGCTGAGTGTTGACAGAATGTCGTAAGCCACTCATGATCGTTCAGACTTCCCAGTGGTATGTCAAACATGGGCAGATTGAAAAGGGTGGGCATAAAAGCAGGGCTTTAATGAAGCAGCCAGCGGACGGCGTTTATTTTACCACCAACATCCAGAACGCATTATATCGTTCGTTTGCATGGAGCAATGGAAAATACACTC from Carcharodon carcharias isolate sCarCar2 chromosome 1, sCarCar2.pri, whole genome shotgun sequence encodes:
- the lrrtm1 gene encoding leucine-rich repeat transmembrane neuronal protein 1, with the translated sequence MDFLLVGLSLQWLLRKPSASVVCALGFLLEMLPAAESVCAGQCRCDGKLVYCESQSLSEMPRNLSGLQGLSLRYNSLSELRADQFGGVLQLTWLYLDHNHIYSVDGAAFRGLRRLKELVLSSNKITQLPNSTFRPMPNLRHVQLSYNNLQSLEPDLFHGLRKLQTLHLRSNALKSIPVRIFQDCRSLEFLDVGYNQLQSLARNAFAGLLKLTELHLEHNDLVKVNFAHFPRLLSLRTLYMQWNKVSIVVNSLEWTWNHLEKLDLSGNEIEFIESYAFEVVPNLKILQLDSNRLTTIEQTILDSWKSLTSISLSGNSWECSRNICALATWLSSFKGRHEGSLLCASPVHTQGEEVLDAVHGFHICDDLVTSTLPISDMTSVPETDQGMTAIRDASSIYVTQDTTGLKTTDLITATSVLSHDQQENTIQVHKVITGTMALLFSFLIVVLVLYVSWKCFPAGLRHLRQCFVTQRRKQKQQQTMHQMAAMSTQEYYVDYKPNHIEGALVIINDYGSCSCHQQPARECEV